In Pyrus communis chromosome 15, drPyrComm1.1, whole genome shotgun sequence, the genomic stretch CGAATCAATTTCAATGTTATTGGATGCTTTTACAAAGATTCTCAGAGTTCAGTCGTGGGAATCTCTACCTCTATCGCTCTAcccttctttatttttcttaatctaGAGAAATCGAACTTTGAGTTTAACCTACATCCTGCACTCATGGGTCTTACTAACAAAGTTGAAAAGATTAAATTGTCCATGTCACGTTATCACAATTAACAACCCTTTTTAACTTATTTGATGAAATAAGATAAAGTGGGACATTGAGGAAGAGTGTACGTGTTAAAGTGAGACGATATAGAATGTAAGGGTAAAGTGGAACACGGGGATAGATTGCAGGTGTAAAGTGAGTTAATATAAAGCGTACGGGGCTAAAATGAGATTTGATGAAAAGTACGGGTATGataactaaaaataagcctaTATAACTTTCAATGGAACGAATGATTTTAAACAGCTTACAGAAACCAAAGAATGAGATCAAACTATCTTTCTCTTTGAAGACACATGAGAAACGAAAAGAAAGTAATACAAAATGGCTTGATTTTgccaacaaaataataatgaatctaattaataaattaattagaacAAACTGGGTAATTTCGTTAGTTGACTGCAGAACAAATGCGGCGGATTTCACCATTTGTGGCAGATTTTACACCGATGTTACTCATTTTCACCATGGATTTTCCGAACTCGACGTTGAAATTCAATGCTTGTAAGCCTCTCACGCCCAGAAACCGTTGGACAAAACTTTTAGTGGTGGCGTCGGTCCATAACTTCTGATCCGACTCCAGTATCCCACGACCATTCTTCAAGTTTGTGAAGAAAGTTGCATCGAATCGACTTGCGCTGCCTGTGTCTAAATCAACACGCCTGGCCGCGTCACCATTTTCAGGGCAAATTGATCGTAGTTGAGCAAGGAATAAAGGGTCGATTGTTTCGTCAGCGCCATTTCCGGTGGTGGTGAAGTTATACAGTCTGTACCTGAAGAACTGGCAAGCTGAGGTGCCAATGGTGTGTGCGCCAACTAGCGTGACAAGATCTTGAGTGTTGAGACCCAAATCTTGGAACTTGGCCTTTTGTACATCAATGGAATCTCTAAAGCCAGGCAGATTAGTAGTCTCGGTTGCCAGCGAAACTCGTCCATCTCTTCTTCCAGTAAGCACATTCCAAGCGAATCCTTTGGTCTGTAGAATTAAATTTATGTAAATTAGAAGgagataattaattaactagacATTATAATTTAGCTAGATACATGAATATTGAGCAATGTTATTCCCAAACTTGGAATGTAATTATGCATTCCTTCCGTTAGTGTTTTAATATCAACTTAAAATTAACAAGCACACAAGAGCTGCAATCAAATTAATAATACTTACCAGAACCACGGAATCACGGGCAGCAAGAGCGAGAATATCTGCACAAGAAACAACCCCGGGGCATGCCGCTTCGAGCTTGGTCTTTGCATCGTCAATGACTTCCCAACCTCTTAAACCGCGGTTAGGTCCAGCGGTTTTCTCAGTGTTGGGGCCGTCAAGAAGGACAGAAGCATCACAACCTTGGACAAAGCAGTCATGGAAGTGCATCCTTAACAAGCCAGGAGCAACGGAAGGGTTGGAGTTGAAATGAGTTTGAACTGTTTGTTTGACAATAGACTCTGCCGTGGGACATGTACGCGAATAGAATCCAATGCGCGTAAGTTGGCCTTGGCATTGCACCACCAAACCCACAATAAGCATCTGTAGAAAGTGCAGTAACAATAATTTGGAGGAGCTCATCTTGTGGTACAGCTTGGTGGTTAAAATGATGTGTAAATAGTGCAAGCTAGACGCAGCTTGTAGCTTTTGGCTTTGCTAGTAGGAAGATGATATCTGCTGTGAAACAAAGTGCTTTTGGCTCTGTGAGTATTGTAATCTGCTGGTTGTGTTTTGGAGTGAATGAAGCCTTCAAGCTtcaagtatttataggagaTAACGcggaggagaaattgattcatatgcatgtatgtatgtgAGGGTAAACAAAGTCGGGCTACAAGATGCAATAATGCATGGGTCAACCAGAAGAGGAAAGATCAACTCTCTCTATCTATATATTTATCTTATCGGCTGGCTCGCCCTTGGCAGTTACCCCTGAATGCATGGTGCTGTTACTTCGCTTGTTTTTGGTCAAACTTGGAGCGGTCCACTTCTGAATTTTCTATTCCTACTTTGTCaaccatatatatatgggtttgGATAGTGGATATCGAATTTTTGACACAAACTTATTCTACAATGTATTTTACCGATTCAATTATTTTCtgtttagattttttttcaaatatcatGTTTACAAATAATCATCCGAATTGAAACCATATAATCGCTGGATTCATTGATTGTTATATTAGCTTTTTATTTAACTGTATACGtccatttttttcattataaataaatctctgataattctatatttgtcttcttttttttttttcttttttttttttttttgcataaataATTTAAAGATTGGTTAAatctttgaaatatttttttatatgtatGCATGTGACTCCGATCCAAACCTGTTTTATTGGTGTACTTTACCGCGTATCTTTGACTAATTTCCAATCGTAGTCGTATCAGCCAATCATTTCTTTAAAATCGCGGCCATAAAATACTAGGAAAATATTGCATAAAGAGGGACGTCAATCTGCATGGATGGAGGAAATGACTACGAACAAGGATTAGGTGAAGACTGTTATGGCGCCAAGTCagattcaaatatatatatatatatatatatacacacacacacacaactatAGTGATTCATATACCATatggatttttcttttaaataaaatgaaacttaATTAAAATCGATCAAGAACGTAGGTAAATCTAGAAAAGATATGTCACACGTAATTAAGAGGTCACATAAACCAACAACAAACATCATACCCTTACAATTACAAATTGATTATAAGGAATACGATACAAATCCTACTGACATGAAAGATAACACTTATGAAGACTAAAACTGTAAAGGAACCGCGATGAAAAGAGTACTGCACTCTATGATAATCATACAATCATTAGCCAAGAAGCACTGTTATTTGTTCTCCAATAAATGTCGAGCTTCTTCCTCATAGTCTTTTTTGCATGCtcacaaaatcaaaagaaatacAAAAGCTACCACCTTAACTCTAAACAACAACCGTTGTTCATTGATTCGAGTTTGAACATCATAGCCTCTCATCAACATAGCGAGAGAATGACCGATCCCAAGAACTAAAGGTAGTTAAAAGGTAGGCGAAACacgaaggaaagaaaaagaagagaccAAGAGGACTTGTCTCTGACACGCTGCCggaggattttttttcttttctttttttactatttttctcTCTAGAGACTAGGCTTTTCTTTTAGTACCATATGGATTGGTTTATCTAAATTACTTTTAACATAATATTACTCGAGCGTTCAATATACCCTCACACTAACACCACTGCATAAGTGTAATCTATATTATATATTAGTAAAATGTGACCGTGAGTAACTTTACTTAGTCAAATCAACAATATATCgtttgttcattaaaaaaaaaatcaacataatGAAAGATTATTAATACAATGTAACCCTTTGTTAATACGGTGTAACCTGAATTACTGTAATGGAAACAAGCTTATGACTCAATTCATTTAAGTTTGCGGAGCTCTTTTCCCTGGCCCAGTGTTTTGTTCTACATGGTTTTCTTCTGGAGGACTTCTTAATAATTTGATGAGGTTTGGAGTTAACATTGAGGATGTCCTTATGCTAGTGTTGCTGTCATGGAAGTGGTGTAGACTAATGATAAAGTTGGTTTATATTGTACTTCAAGCATGTGCGGTGCTCTTTTTTTCCATCTCAAAGTTTTTTCTAAGTggtttttttgggattttttttttaattttttttaattttttataccgAGATTCACATTATTAGCGTACATAATCCAGCTTGATGTATTCTTTCTTCGAAGACTTTGTATCTATAGTTAGTTGTGCTGATATTTGTAAGACTTTTTTGTTTATGCTCTTGATATTAATCAGATAGCGTGTCTTTTAATTCAGACGCAACTTTAGTTCATGATATTCACGTTTGGATTATGTTATCATGTGTACTATCTTATGATGTTTAATAAAAcatcttattaaaaaaaaaactataatgaAACTAACTAATGCAATATAAGATTGTCAGATTACCGCTTACTCATCCTTTCTTTGTTCGTCCCAGATCAGGAAACCTACCGATAATCACCATTTCTTCAATTTGgtattgaaaactgaaaatttgttCGTGGTCTTgaagttttctttttcaaagtTGTCCTGATAGGTTAGATTCCCTAGCATATACACATTATCCAGCAAAATAAACACATACTAcgcaagaaaagtaaaaaagtaCTTGAAATATATGACTTTCAATTAAAAGAATGATATATTTAACGGCTTACAGAAACGATAATATGAGCTCAAAGTATCTTTCTTTTCGAAGACACATGAGAAACGAAAAGACAGTAACACAACATGGCTTGATTGTgccaacaaaataataaaactaattaattagtagAAATATCCAACAATCAGGGTCATTTCGTTAGTTGACCGCAGAACAAATGTGGCGGATTTCACCATTTGTGGCAGATTTTACACCGATGTTACTCATTTTTACCATCGACTTTCCGAACTCGAGGTTGAAATTAAATGCTTGTAAGCCTCTCACGCCCAAAAACCGTTGGACAAAACTTTTAGTGGTGGCGTCGGTCCACAACTTCTGATCCGACTCAAGTATCCCACGACCATTCTTCAAGTTTGTGAAGAAAGTTGCATCAAATCGACTTGCGCTGCCCGTGTCTAAATCAACACGCCTGGCCGCGTCACCATTTTCAGGGCAAATTGATCGTAGTTGGGCAAGGAATAAAGGGTTGATTGTCTCGTCAGCGCCATTTCCGGTGGTGGTGAAGTTATACAGTCTGTACCTGAAGAACTGGCAAGCTGAGGTGCCAATGGTGTGTGCGCCAACTAGCGTGACAAGATCTTGAGTGTTGAGACCCAAATCTTGGAACTTGGCCTTTTGTACATCAATGGAATCTCTAAAGCCAGGCAAATTAGTAGTCTCGGTTGCCAGAGAAACTCGTCCATCTCTTCTTCCAGTAGGCACATTCCAAGTGAATCCTTTGGTCTGTAGAATTAAATTTACTGAAAATATGAGTACACCCc encodes the following:
- the LOC137716840 gene encoding peroxidase N1-like: MSSSKLLLLHFLQMLIVGLVVQCQGQLTRIGFYSRTCPTAESIVKQTVQTHFNSNPSVAPGLLRMHFHDCFVQGCDASVLLDGPNTEKTAGPNRGLRGWEVIDDAKTKLEAACPGVVSCADILALAARDSVVLTKGFAWNVLTGRRDGRVSLATETTNLPGFRDSIDVQKAKFQDLGLNTQDLVTLVGAHTIGTSACQFFRYRLYNFTTTGNGADETIDPLFLAQLRSICPENGDAARRVDLDTGSASRFDATFFTNLKNGRGILESDQKLWTDATTKSFVQRFLGVRGLQALNFNVEFGKSMVKMSNIGVKSATNGEIRRICSAVN
- the LOC137718846 gene encoding peroxidase N1-like, producing the protein MSSSKLLLIFFLQLLVGFATTLVMVQGQGHLTRVGFYSRTCPTAESIVKQTVQTHFNSNPSVAPGLLRMHFHDCFVQGCDASVLLDGPNTEKTAGPNLGLRGWEVIDDAKTKLEAACPGVVSCADILALAARDSVVLTKGFTWNVPTGRRDGRVSLATETTNLPGFRDSIDVQKAKFQDLGLNTQDLVTLVGAHTIGTSACQFFRYRLYNFTTTGNGADETINPLFLAQLRSICPENGDAARRVDLDTGSASRFDATFFTNLKNGRGILESDQKLWTDATTKSFVQRFLGVRGLQAFNFNLEFGKSMVKMSNIGVKSATNGEIRHICSAVN